A genomic segment from Brienomyrus brachyistius isolate T26 chromosome 9, BBRACH_0.4, whole genome shotgun sequence encodes:
- the nrsn1 gene encoding neurensin-1: protein MRRMASCPDICGARRAERPQPAAVAGDRPHYGVRSYLHQFYEECTTSIWESDEDFQTQRSPSRWSSVLWKVFLALGILILITGLTMLTVGYVTTPRIEAFGEDDLLFVDSRAASFNRALEVCKLAGAIVFCVGGSVMAGGFLLSVFAEGNDKQERGLWRRLAQRPREPVTRAPAPGGSKIPATLSKVQNVQPMSGT from the exons ATGCGAAGGATGGCCTCGTGCCCGGACATCTGCGGAGCGAGGCGCGCTGAGAGACCACAGCCGGCTGCTGTCGCCGGCGACCGCCCACACTACGGTGTCCGCTCGTACCTGCACCAGTTCTACGAGGAGTGCACCACCTCCATCTGGGAAAGCGACGAAGATTTTCAGACTCAGAGATCGCCTAGCAGGTGGAGCTCTGTCCTCTGGAAG GTTTTTCTCGCTTTGGGAATCTTGATCTTAatcacaggcctcaccatgctgACTGTGGGCTATGTCACCACGCCTAGAATCGAAGCCTTTGGGGAGGACGACCTTCTGTTCGTGGACAGCAGAGCCGCAAGCTTCAACCGGGCCCTCGAGGTCTGCAAATTGGCCGGGGCCATAGTGTTTTGCGTGGGGGGTAGTGTGATGGCAGGGGGCTTTCTGCTGTCTGTGTTTGCAGAGGGGAACGACAAACAGGAGCGAGGCCTTTGGCGAAGGCTGGCGCAGAGGCCGCGTGAACCGGTGACCAGGGCACCTGCCCCCGGGGGGAGTAAAATCCCCGCCACGCTGTCCAAAGTGCAGAACGTTCAGCCCATGTCCGGAACCTGA